The Anomaloglossus baeobatrachus isolate aAnoBae1 chromosome 4, aAnoBae1.hap1, whole genome shotgun sequence genome contains the following window.
aggcaaagcattcccctcacaaaacgctagcggcataggtcaggaatcagtggacaaccgaggcgtacagccgagagaggcacaagtccaatccgccagaggtaggggaacagtctttaagatgtgggacagttttctcagcccctcacgtaccacagcccctgaggtgcggggtagtgccacaagaaatcctaagtttgcccagatgctgaaggagtaccttgcagatcgaacaactgtactccgacattcctctgtgccttacaattattgggcatccaagctggacacgtggcatgaattggctctctacgccttggaagtcctggcctgccctgccgctagcgttttgtcagagcgtgtttttagtgctgcaggtggagtcattacagataaacgcacccgcctgtcaactgtaaatgctgacaggctgactctgatcaagatgaacaagggttggattggaccagacttcaccacaccaccagcaaatgagagtggaatttaaagtttgccatgtacctccactcacccatgggtacacacttctggactttggataatcgctggactgctcctccttctcctcatgcgccaccatgatgatgaccgttacaaattgcaatacttaggcctttgtttcaggtatacccccagtggtaaaatttttcgcccattctttgcagaatggacattacaacgacaggagacccgctcctttgcaatgggaacaatgttttgaggccctcatgcacgtctctacccagggacaacgtggagcctcccaatttttggctgccctgcctaagggctatactataatacacccacttcctgacaatggacacttaatgttttgaggccctcatgcacgtctctatccagggacaacgtggagcctcccaatttttggctgccctgccaaagggctatactacaatagacccacttccttccaatgggcacttcaggtttacaggccctcatgcacgtctctatgcaggggcattggtgaacctcacaattttggactgccctggcaaagtaaaatactacaaagactcacttcctcaaaatgggcacattagactcaagaggccttcatgtacgtctcttctcagggacatcggagtgccacacaatgttttcacgtaaaatctttcatgtattaatctcaaaaagtaacatacaccagctctatctcactattgggtatgtgcccttaacatttctgccatgaaaaatcattttggggtcattttggaaggttttctggtgagtccgtaaaaatggcgtgaaacgcggacaaaattgttcacagctgtgacttttcagtgataaatgcttcaaggggtcttccccatgctgttgccatgtcatttgagcactcttctgagacttttgtgacatttttagggtttctccatgctgccggggggtcatttcacaaaaatactcgggtctcccataggataacattgggctcgttgctcggcccgagtacacgagtatcttgggatgctcggcccgagcttcgagcacccgagctttttagtactcgctcatcactagttatgagcagtgtgagggggcagtttttagaatggtgtcacttttcggtattttctatcatctaggcctctcaacgtcacttcaaatgtgatgtggtcgctaAAATAATgggtttgtaaattttgctggaaaaattagaaattgctgatgaactctgAACccttccaacaaaaaaaaaaaagaggtttcaaaaattgtgctgatgtaaagtaacatgcgggtaatgttatttattaactattttatgtgacaacaGGTCACCAAAAAATCTCAGAATCGTCGGGATCCGCTgaagctccagagttataacctgtgaaagtgacgctTGACAGAATtctaaaaaatggcccggtcaggaagatgaaggggttaaagtctggcAAAACCCAAACATACATCACTTATTGCAAATAAGCAAATCTGATAACTTTCACTAATATCACTATGTGAAACTTCTTGTAAAATGCTGGATACCGCCACATAATGCTGCATAGTCCCAATATACGGTAGTACTATATACTCTTCATATACAGCTGTGCTCCTTCCATAAAGAACTAAATATCCTCCATTCATATAATGCTATACACTTGCATATAGTGCTGTATACTTCCTATATAGGACTGTATACCCGCCATATAGTTACTGCAGTTTACTCCCCATATAGGGCGGTATCTCTCCAGATAGTGGTGACTACTCTAGTGCTCTTTAACACTAGTCTTCTGCGCTGTATACCCTCCATATAGTGCTGTAAACTCATATGCTCTATACACTGCtatatatgtacagtgctgtaTACTCTCTATAGCTACGTGTAACCCTAATAAACTGCTTCAAAACTCGAGCTTTATTTATACCCCCATATAAGGCTATAAAGTCCCATATTGTAGTATGCCCCCATAGAGCGTGCACACCCTTCAGCCTTATTCTCCCCATACTGCCATATAGAGCTTTATATGCACCATATTGTTTTCTACCCCAATAGTCTCGTACACCCTCCATATAGCGCTGTGTAATACTCGTATACTTTATTCTTCATACAGTGCAATACAACTTCACATACACTGCagtataccgccatatagtgcggAATTTAGTCTATATACATTAGATAATCGCTCCAGTCACACGAGATCTCCCGCCATGCACCGCGGGGTGCACAGAACAAAAAGCGGAAACTCAACCGTACTGCGGGAATTTCATATTCACGGTGTTCAGCAAATCAGCGCTCAGTGGAGTTCTGGCTCCTCCCACAGACGCTGTTAACCTTTCCGAGCCTGCGATATTCCCAGCCACTATGACAGCAAACAGCGCCGAtctcccgcccctccccccgcagCAGGAGCTGTAGCTTCTCCTCAGAAACTGTGggtggctctgagaagagcctttgtgtttttgttttaggTTTGGAGCAGAAGCATTAACCcccgaagccgtagagagtgcggccctggcgcttgagcgcgtacaccacgtccatggcggtgacggtcttcctcttggcgtgctcggtgtaggtgacggcgtcacggatcacgttctccaggaagactttcaggacgccgcgagtctcctcatagatgaggccggagatgcgcttgacgcctcctctgcgggcgagacggcggatggcgggcttggtgatgccctggatgttgtcccggagaaccttcctgtgccgcttggcgccgccCTTCCCCAGACCTTTGCCTcctttgccgcgtccagacatcttCCACGTAATCAGCAGAAAACTATGACTGACGAGTGCACAGCCCTCCTTTATATAGAGAGAGAGCGGACCAGGAAGAGAACAGGAGAGATGACGTAATTCCAGGCGGAACATTTGCATCGTCAGCTCCGCCTCTCCTATGCTGATTGGCTGAGCGCAGAACTGTTAGGGATTTTGAATTTCCCGCTCATTGTCCGGTTATTTTCCCGCTTCTACCGCGATTATGTTAAATATAGACTCAACTTTCATTCCAGAAATCCTCATATACTGCTGTATATTGCAATATTATTCTGAAGAGCTCCATATTAATGGTGTTCACGCCCATATGATGCTGTACACCTGGATAAAGTGCCATATATAGAACATATCGATCTATACGCCATATAGTGCTGTATAGTCCTCATATAATGCTGTATACCTCCAAATCCTGTTGCATACCGCCATATTGTGCTGTATAATCGTCATCCACTTATTGCACTATGCTTCCTATATTGTGCTttcccatacagtgctgtatacccaataTAGTACAGTAAACCCCCTATAACTGTATACCTCCATATATCGCTGAAAACCCACAATACAGTCCTGTATACCGCCATATACTGTGTGAGGCAATGTAAATGAATGAGATCCCTGGAGCTCAGTTAGTGACTATTTATAATGACCTCTGACTCCATTACAGCTGTATATTCCCATATCGCGCTGTATAGTCTCCACAGAATGATGCATACGATCATATCGTGCTGTATATTCCCTGTATACACTTAAATACTGCTAGATATATACCCTTAGCTAGTGATGTGCGCTGTATACCGCTATATACTCTTCTTTGAGGTGATCACTGGAGCTGTTAGTGACTATTCACACTGACGTCTGACAATTGCTTGCATTTAGTGCCGGCAGTAACTATCCGTGCTCCGCACATGACTGCACTCAGGCATTACTGGGGAGCTGGCCTTTGTCTCCTCAGTCCTGATTACCGCCATCTAGTGCTGTACACCCTGTATACATTGTGATACAAATCACCACAGGCAGTATATAAAGCATACACCCACTTTGCACCATGTTTGCTGCCTCCGTGTAGGGCTGTATCTCCCCAGTGTCCTATAATCCTAATACAGAGCGGTGTACCTCCAAATAGCGCTTTATATTTCCAAACTATGTTATAGAAGCCGAAATCAGATCAGTGATTGCAAATCAGCCCCAGATAAACCAGTGAACGAGATTATCCCACTGCACGGAGCAGCCACATCCCCGCACTCCCATGTTCTACACTACAGATATGTAAAGACAAGCGGCGCCAGCTACTGTGATGAAtgggtggtggctcttagaagagcctttgtggtgcggagcagcggtggtgatcaCTTGGCGCTGGTGTAAAATAAAATACTCTATATACTAAGCCACGGAGCTATATATAACAAGAAGGTTCACTATATACTAAGgaacaatgctgtatataacaagCTCGTTCACTATATTGTGAAAAACGGCGCTAAATATAACCAGGAGTTTCACTACAGGGACATATActgctgagtgctccccatatacagccatacagggccatatactgctgtgcaccttccatgTTGTCTACATCCCATATTATACTTTTTACACCTTCCATGTTTTTCATAGTAATATTCAGTGTTACTCCAAACAGCCCACTATTAGTATAATATGAAGAGTCCATACAGCGCTGTATACAGCAATATAGTGTGACCATATCAATCACTCCCGGCCTGAGAAGATCACCCGATCACCGCGTGTTACCGACAACTAAGAGCGGAAACTCTCAGCCATTGTGCGGGAATTTCAAATTTAACAGCCAATCAGCAGTCAGTAAGGTTCTGGCTCCGCCCACAGACGCTTTGTTAACCCGTTACTGCCGGCGACGTTCTCAGCCGCCTCTGGAGCAGCAGACTGCAGTGAGTTATTTTCTAGAAAACCCCTATATTGTACTGTAATCTCCTTATACTGCATATACCGCCATAAACCTCTAAATGGTCATGTATACGGACATTGCCATATAACCCCATAGCCCTGTATAGTAAAGAATATTCCTAATCTGGTTCTGTAACCCGCAATATTGTGCTACACATCTATATAAAAAGTACTTTATACTCTAATTATAACCCTATATACCGCGCTATTGTGCTGTATACTTAGTTACTCCAGTATAAAGCTCAGATTAGAcaatgtggtggctcttagaagagcctttgtggtgcggagcagcggtggtgatcacttggcgctggtgtacttggtgacggccttggtgccctcggacacggcgtgcttggccagctctccgggcagcagcaggcgcacggcggtctggatctcccgggaggtgatggtgtggcgcttgttgtagtgcgccaggcgggaggcttcccctgcgatgcgctcgaagatgtcaccgacgaagcagttcatgatgcccatggccttggaggagatgccggtgtcggggtgcacctgcttcagcaccttgtacacgtagatggcatagctctccttccggctcttcctccgcttcttgccgtccttcttctgagtcttggtcacggctttcttggagcccttcttGGGCGCTGGGGCGGACTTGGCGGGATCAGGCATGATGAGAGCAGAAAGATCTCTTCACTGGAGAGAGAATAATGATCCTGCTCCTCCCAGAGCGGCCGTATTTATAGCCCGGCCATGCAAATGAGCACTAATAACACATCGCTGTTCTATTGCGTAACAAAGGCATGTAACCAGTGAACGTCATGATTATCGCCCCCTACAGCCCATTGGTGGATCCACAAGTCTCATTTCCATGGATGTCTTCAGATTCAGTCAATGACAGGAGAGGAGGGCGGAGCAGCAGCTTATAAAAAACTCCGGAGCCGGCGCACTCATCACATTACACATTTATCGGCTGGTATCGGAACGCTTAGTACAACATGTCAGGACGCGGCTAACAAGGAGGGAAGACCCGAGCTAAggccaagacccgctcatcccgggcaggactgcagttcccggtcggtcgtgtgcacaggcttctccgcaagggcaactacgccgagagggtgggcgccggcgctccggtctatctggccgctgtgctggagtatctgaccgctgagatcctggaattggccggcaatgccgcccgggacaacaagaagacccgcatcatcccccggcacctgcagctggccgtgcgcaatgacgaggagctgaacaggctgctgggtggggtgaccatcgcccagggaggcgtcctgcccaacatccaggccgtgctgctgcccaagaagacggagagcagcaagaagggcaagtgacgccgctgaccccgcatcctccacaacacaaaggctcttctaagagcc
Protein-coding sequences here:
- the LOC142301023 gene encoding histone H2B 1.1 encodes the protein MPDPAKSAPAPKKGSKKAVTKTQKKDGKKRRKSRKESYAIYVYKVLKQVHPDTGISSKAMGIMNCFVGDIFERIAGEASRLAHYNKRHTITSREIQTAVRLLLPGELAKHAVSEGTKAVTKYTSAK